The DNA segment TAATGCAGAATTTAATGCATTTAAGACACTTGGGCGATTTAATACGAGATGTACTATGTTGTTTTGCTTGCTGACGGACAGCGCAGAATCCGAATCTTTGTTCATGACTAATTTTTCCTTTCCTATTTTATTTTCAAACGCATAACGACCTGCATCAGCCGCCGCGCCGGGATGCTCAAAGAAAAATCGGGCGGCTGTTCGCGGTCGAGGCTGTATGATTTTGTTATACAAACTTATCGGTACCCTTGATCATTTCAATAAAATTTAATGGATTCGCTAAAACAACTGCTCCATCTAAACTATTGCCTGTTTCAAATATTTCTCTCCAATAGTCATAATTATTTTTACCAGAAAATATTGTGCTCGCCATTGATCTATCTTTCCATAGTGGTAGCTGACTAAGGTTCTTTACAAAATTTTCAATATTTATCCAAATTTGATCATCAAATGGTGTCTGAAATATTTTCTCTTCAGCAACCATTTTCCCTGTGTTTGCAAAATAGGTAGTTATGACTTTTTTTAGATATTGCAACCAATTATATAGAATCTCTTCTTTGCTGATTCTGTATGCTATTAAATGATCATCTGTTATCTCTGTATCCTTTTTATCAATAATTTTCTTTTCAACTCGCGCAGTCCCAACTTCCGGCAAAAATTTATTCATATAAATATTTTCAGCCAGTATGCTTAGAACTTTTACAATTTGATCTATTTCCAATTCTCTTGGATTCAATCCTTCATCTGTTTTTGAATCTATTGTTGTTTTTAAAACAAGTTTAGAGCTAACGAAGGAAGACAAAATAGTTTTATCAAAAGCACTGTATGAAATAGGCAACTCTTTAGCTTTCCCTTCAAAATCGATATAGTCTTTTAATTTATTGTCTTTCGCATTGGTTATTGAGTGTTTTATAGAGTCAATAATGTATTTTTTAATATTAGCTCCATCGCCTTTAAAAAAGTCAATAAGTTGTTGCTCTGAAAAAGAATAATCATCTTCTTTTAGATTATGGGCTATCTGATATTTCTTAACCCTTTCGGAGTAAAGCGTATTGTTCAATTGCCTCATTATAGATTTATCAAAGGCAATCTGTCGCAGGGTGCTCCCAGCATTGGTATTTGTTTCTGTTAACCTGTCAATGTTTGGTTCCAAAAATATTCGAACCACCAATTTTTTAGTGCCTAATAAAATTTGAGCAACAGCTTTATGCTGACCATCAAATATTTTTAACTTGCCATCCTCTATCCGAGCAAGACTAAGGTGTAGTTGTGGATTGTGCTTATCAAATTCTTTAACAAGCTTTCCTATACTATTATTTATCCCACGTGGGTTAATGATTTCATCATGGAATAGGTACTCGATCGGCACTTCAATAAAGCATGTTTGTTCTTTGGAAAGATTATCGATATATATAGGTGCTTGATATATTTTGTTATCTCCAATATCTGAAAATGAATACTTCAGTTCCATGCCTTCAATTGTATATTTTAACTCATGCTTTGAACCATTGTAATTTTTTAATACATCCTTCAGTGATGCTGACTTGCTCGTTTTGGTATATACTGCTTTCTGAATTTTGCTGAGTTTTTGTAATATTTTTGCAATTTTTAAATTCGCATCCTGTTTAGACTTGTTGCAACTTTCATGTGTGACAGCAAAATTTTCCTCGGCATCTTTTCCTTTGTTCG comes from the Bacteroidales bacterium genome and includes:
- a CDS encoding HNH endonuclease, which codes for MASKYLSSLSKDDYSELTKKLWNIQNHQCFICEDKIDLDVHTTNIDHIIPLANKGKDAEENFAVTHESCNKSKQDANLKIAKILQKLSKIQKAVYTKTSKSASLKDVLKNYNGSKHELKYTIEGMELKYSFSDIGDNKIYQAPIYIDNLSKEQTCFIEVPIEYLFHDEIINPRGINNSIGKLVKEFDKHNPQLHLSLARIEDGKLKIFDGQHKAVAQILLGTKKLVVRIFLEPNIDRLTETNTNAGSTLRQIAFDKSIMRQLNNTLYSERVKKYQIAHNLKEDDYSFSEQQLIDFFKGDGANIKKYIIDSIKHSITNAKDNKLKDYIDFEGKAKELPISYSAFDKTILSSFVSSKLVLKTTIDSKTDEGLNPRELEIDQIVKVLSILAENIYMNKFLPEVGTARVEKKIIDKKDTEITDDHLIAYRISKEEILYNWLQYLKKVITTYFANTGKMVAEEKIFQTPFDDQIWINIENFVKNLSQLPLWKDRSMASTIFSGKNNYDYWREIFETGNSLDGAVVLANPLNFIEMIKGTDKFV